One genomic window of Microbacterium sp. BH-3-3-3 includes the following:
- a CDS encoding TrkH family potassium uptake protein: MAATPNEVRLAVRVRRIAFTAWDRLRNLTTASPARFAVLVFVTLILLFTALFSLPAASADGRATPLADALFTAVSTICVTGLSTVNMYTHWSPLGHVITYVGVNVGALGVLTLASILGLVISKRLGLRAKLIAAGDSNPLRAHGGPVNEGQTVRLGEVGQLLRTVALSTLVIEAGLTVLIYPSLIIGGIDPIVALWEAPYYAAMAFTNTGFVPNADGLTPFAQDYFLLSVLMIGVFLGSIGFPVIFTLWRHHWRFRLWSLHTKLTLITTVILFFFGAGVILLLEYDNPLTFGSMDAWDTTFQAFFLSAMTRSGGFSVIDIGDLNGATLIVGSMLMFVGGGSASTAGGIKVTTLAVLALAVFSEAKGRPSVQAFGRRIPSDVQRVALSVVAWGATIVAISTVTISRITDAPIEHVLFDVISGFATVGLSTGLTAELPDPAVYVMAATMFMGRIGTVTLAAAVAASSRSQLYALPVERPIVG; this comes from the coding sequence ATGGCGGCGACGCCGAACGAGGTGCGATTGGCCGTGCGCGTGAGACGCATCGCGTTCACGGCATGGGATCGACTGCGCAATCTGACCACCGCATCACCCGCGCGTTTCGCGGTGCTGGTGTTCGTGACGCTCATCCTTCTCTTCACTGCGCTGTTCTCGCTGCCCGCGGCGTCGGCCGACGGGCGAGCGACGCCCCTGGCCGACGCGCTGTTCACGGCGGTGTCGACCATCTGCGTGACCGGTCTGTCGACGGTCAACATGTACACGCATTGGTCTCCGCTCGGGCACGTCATCACCTACGTCGGGGTGAACGTCGGTGCGCTCGGCGTGCTCACCCTCGCCTCGATCCTCGGCCTGGTCATCTCGAAGCGCCTGGGGCTCCGCGCGAAGCTCATCGCCGCCGGAGACAGCAACCCCCTGCGGGCGCACGGCGGACCGGTGAACGAGGGGCAGACCGTCCGTCTGGGCGAGGTCGGCCAGCTGCTGCGCACGGTCGCGCTGTCGACGCTGGTGATCGAGGCCGGGCTCACCGTGCTCATCTACCCCTCGCTCATCATCGGGGGCATCGACCCGATCGTCGCCCTGTGGGAGGCCCCGTACTACGCCGCCATGGCCTTCACCAACACCGGGTTCGTCCCCAACGCCGACGGACTTACGCCCTTCGCCCAGGACTACTTCCTGCTCTCGGTGCTGATGATCGGCGTCTTCCTCGGCTCGATCGGCTTCCCGGTGATCTTCACCCTGTGGCGGCACCACTGGCGATTCCGTCTGTGGTCGCTCCACACGAAGCTCACCCTGATCACCACGGTCATCCTGTTCTTCTTCGGCGCGGGCGTCATTCTGTTGCTGGAATACGACAACCCCCTCACATTCGGAAGCATGGATGCGTGGGACACGACCTTCCAGGCGTTCTTCCTCTCCGCCATGACCAGGTCGGGCGGATTCTCGGTCATCGACATCGGCGATCTCAACGGCGCGACCCTCATCGTGGGCTCGATGCTGATGTTCGTGGGTGGCGGCTCGGCATCCACCGCCGGCGGCATCAAGGTGACGACCCTCGCCGTGCTCGCCCTCGCGGTCTTCTCCGAGGCCAAGGGGCGGCCGTCGGTGCAGGCGTTCGGGCGCCGGATCCCCAGCGACGTGCAGCGCGTGGCCCTCTCGGTCGTCGCGTGGGGCGCCACGATCGTCGCGATCTCGACCGTGACGATCAGCCGCATCACCGACGCCCCCATCGAGCACGTCCTGTTCGACGTGATCTCGGGCTTCGCGACCGTGGGCCTGTCGACCGGTCTCACGGCGGAGCTTCCCGACCCCGCCGTCTACGTCATGGCCGCCACGATGTTCATGGGCCGCATTGGTACAGTGACACTCGCCGCGGCCGTGGCTGCGTCGTCTCGATCGCAGTTGTACGCGCTGCCCGTCGAAAGGCCCATCGTTGGTTGA
- the tadA gene encoding tRNA adenosine(34) deaminase TadA, with translation MRRAFALAAEAAVDGDVPVGAVVVDAEGRILGEGRNLREVTADPTAHAEVLALRAAAEALGSWHLADCTLVVTLEPCVMCAGAILQARVPRVVFGAWDAKAGAAGSMYDLLRDRRLPHRVEVVGGVDEDEAAAQLTAFFEVRREHPHDYDA, from the coding sequence ATGCGTCGCGCGTTCGCGCTGGCCGCCGAGGCCGCCGTCGACGGTGATGTGCCCGTCGGCGCCGTCGTCGTCGACGCCGAGGGGCGGATCCTCGGCGAGGGCCGCAATCTGCGCGAGGTCACGGCGGACCCCACGGCGCACGCCGAGGTGCTGGCGCTGCGGGCCGCGGCCGAGGCCCTCGGGTCGTGGCATCTCGCCGACTGCACGCTCGTGGTGACCCTCGAGCCGTGCGTCATGTGCGCCGGTGCGATCCTGCAGGCGCGCGTGCCCCGGGTGGTCTTCGGGGCGTGGGATGCCAAAGCCGGCGCCGCGGGTTCGATGTACGACCTTCTGCGCGACCGGCGCCTGCCGCACCGCGTCGAGGTCGTCGGCGGGGTGGACGAGGACGAAGCCGCCGCGCAGTTGACGGCGTTCTTCGAGGTCCGGCGCGAACACCCGCACGACTACGACGCGTAA
- a CDS encoding LLM class F420-dependent oxidoreductase, with translation MEYCLFTEPQQGFSYDDQLAFAQSAERHSLDGFFRSDHYLRMGEGDPLPGPTDAWTTLAGLARETSRIRLGTLVSSVTYRVPAILAIQVAQIDAMSGGRVELGLGTGWFEREHAAYGIPFPAKRFDLLEEQLQVVTGLWQTPDAETFSFDGEHYRLDAAPALPRPVQSPVPVIVGGGGPKRTPALAARYATEFNIGFVAEEQISAAFARVRAACETAERDPATLKLSVALPTIVGTDDAEIERRVAAIGQTRAQFDNGANLVGTPAQIADKVERLRALGAERVYFQLLDLRDVAHADLVGAELLPLLPR, from the coding sequence GTGGAGTACTGCCTGTTCACCGAGCCCCAGCAGGGCTTCTCGTACGACGACCAGCTCGCCTTCGCGCAGTCGGCCGAGCGGCACAGCCTCGACGGGTTCTTCCGCTCCGACCACTACCTGCGGATGGGCGAGGGCGACCCGCTGCCCGGGCCGACCGACGCGTGGACCACGCTCGCCGGTCTCGCCCGCGAGACGTCGCGCATCCGCCTGGGGACCCTGGTGTCGTCGGTGACCTACCGCGTGCCCGCGATCCTCGCCATCCAGGTCGCGCAGATCGACGCGATGTCGGGCGGCCGGGTCGAACTCGGCCTCGGAACCGGCTGGTTCGAGCGCGAACATGCCGCTTACGGAATCCCCTTCCCCGCCAAGCGCTTCGACCTGCTCGAAGAGCAGTTGCAGGTGGTGACGGGCCTGTGGCAGACCCCGGATGCCGAGACCTTCTCGTTCGACGGAGAGCACTACCGTCTCGACGCCGCCCCCGCCCTCCCCCGCCCCGTGCAGTCACCGGTGCCCGTGATCGTGGGCGGCGGCGGGCCGAAGCGCACGCCGGCGCTGGCCGCGCGGTACGCGACCGAGTTCAACATCGGCTTCGTCGCCGAGGAGCAGATCTCGGCTGCCTTCGCGCGCGTGCGCGCCGCCTGCGAGACCGCCGAGCGCGACCCCGCGACGCTGAAGCTCTCGGTCGCTCTGCCGACCATCGTGGGCACGGACGACGCCGAGATCGAGCGACGGGTCGCCGCGATCGGGCAGACCCGTGCGCAGTTCGACAACGGCGCCAACCTCGTCGGGACTCCGGCGCAGATCGCCGACAAGGTCGAGCGCCTGCGGGCGCTGGGCGCCGAGCGGGTGTACTTCCAGCTGTTGGATCTGCGCGACGTCGCACACGCCGATCTCGTCGGCGCCGAGCTGCTCCCCCTGCTGCCCCGCTGA
- a CDS encoding helix-turn-helix transcriptional regulator codes for MADIFDVIADGTRRDILQLLLDRATGGERGTSVSQIVASLGVSQPTVSKHLKVLREAELVSVREEGQHRYYSLAVAPLDEVDDWLVPFFSVDEENEPALPESAVHAAEVVGRAAASVKHSFSTAFRKLPGR; via the coding sequence ATGGCGGACATCTTCGACGTGATCGCTGACGGAACGCGTCGCGACATCCTTCAGCTCCTTCTGGACCGGGCCACCGGTGGCGAACGCGGAACGAGCGTGTCGCAGATCGTGGCGTCCCTGGGGGTGAGTCAACCGACCGTCTCCAAGCACCTGAAGGTGCTGCGCGAGGCCGAGCTGGTGTCGGTGCGCGAAGAGGGTCAGCACCGCTATTACAGCCTCGCGGTGGCGCCTCTCGACGAGGTCGACGACTGGCTCGTGCCGTTCTTCTCGGTCGACGAAGAGAACGAGCCCGCACTTCCCGAGTCCGCCGTCCACGCCGCCGAAGTGGTGGGTCGTGCCGCGGCGTCGGTCAAGCATTCCTTCTCGACGGCCTTCCGCAAGCTTCCGGGACGGTGA
- a CDS encoding TrkA family potassium uptake protein, translating into MVERIRSDAPVLVIGLGRFGAACAGELDRLDREVLAVDGNLELVQKWSERVTHAVQADARNIDALRQIGAQDFQVAVVAVGSLIEASVLITANLVDLKVPQIWAKAVSQSHGKILARVGANHVIYPEAEAGERVAHLVSGRMLDFIRFDDDFVLAKMYPPKLVRGVGLNESGVRSKYNVTVVGVKSPGRAFRYAEANTVVTNHDLIIVSGTNSDIERFASLDR; encoded by the coding sequence TTGGTTGAACGCATCCGCAGCGACGCGCCCGTGCTGGTCATCGGCCTCGGGCGCTTCGGCGCGGCGTGCGCCGGCGAACTCGACCGCCTCGACCGCGAGGTCCTGGCCGTCGACGGCAACCTCGAACTCGTGCAGAAGTGGTCGGAGCGTGTCACGCACGCCGTTCAGGCCGACGCGCGCAACATCGACGCTCTGCGCCAGATCGGCGCGCAGGACTTCCAGGTGGCCGTCGTCGCCGTCGGCTCGCTCATCGAGGCGTCGGTGCTCATCACCGCCAACCTCGTCGACCTGAAGGTCCCGCAGATCTGGGCCAAGGCCGTCTCGCAGTCGCACGGCAAGATCCTGGCCCGTGTCGGCGCCAACCACGTGATCTACCCCGAGGCCGAAGCCGGCGAGCGCGTCGCGCACCTCGTGAGCGGACGCATGCTCGACTTCATCCGCTTCGACGACGATTTCGTGCTCGCCAAGATGTACCCGCCGAAGCTCGTACGCGGCGTGGGCCTGAACGAGTCGGGTGTCCGCTCGAAGTACAACGTGACCGTGGTAGGGGTGAAGAGCCCCGGGCGGGCGTTCCGCTACGCCGAAGCCAACACCGTGGTCACGAACCACGACCTCATCATCGTGTCGGGGACGAACTCCGACATCGAACGCTTCGCGTCGCTCGACCGCTGA
- a CDS encoding 30S ribosomal protein bS22 — MGSVIKKRRKRMAKKKHRKLLRKTRHQRRNKK; from the coding sequence GTGGGTTCTGTCATCAAGAAGCGCCGTAAGCGCATGGCGAAGAAGAAGCACCGCAAGCTGCTTCGCAAGACTCGTCACCAGCGCCGCAACAAGAAGTAA
- a CDS encoding helix-turn-helix domain-containing protein has translation MAELPDVRFLTVAEVAELMRVSKMTVYRLVHAGELPAVRFGRSYRVPESAVAEVVQRPVSDVG, from the coding sequence ATGGCCGAGCTGCCCGACGTGCGATTCCTGACCGTCGCCGAGGTCGCCGAGCTCATGCGCGTGTCGAAGATGACCGTCTATCGTCTCGTGCACGCCGGCGAACTCCCCGCGGTGCGTTTCGGGCGCAGCTACCGTGTGCCCGAATCGGCCGTCGCCGAGGTCGTGCAGCGGCCGGTGTCCGACGTCGGCTAG
- a CDS encoding alpha/beta fold hydrolase, which produces MTLFDGITARLIETDRLGVNVLERSGDDPSTPPEHTVVLVHGNVASSLFWQEIMQDLPSDLRVVAVDLRGFGRTEHTPIDATRGVRDFSDDLHATLDALGIASAHLVGWSLGGGVVLQYALDHPVLSLTLQSPVSPYGFGGTRRDGSRLDDEGAGTGAGAANPDFVQRLTDGDTSHDAPTSPRSVFRSTYVAPGYTSEHEDVWVEAMLSTSTAVGNYPGESITTATWPGFAPGRTGALNTLSPLFFDVSGIVDLADKPPVLWIYGTADAIVSDTSFSDVNHLGALGVVPGWPGDEIAPAQPMVSQTRDVLSAYAARGGEVTEVPVEGAGHSVHLERPSAFRRALLTHIGYVGRPADPAPPTEAIILRSAD; this is translated from the coding sequence ATGACTCTCTTCGACGGCATCACCGCGCGCCTGATCGAGACCGACCGGCTGGGTGTCAATGTGCTCGAGCGCTCCGGCGACGACCCCTCGACGCCCCCGGAGCACACGGTCGTGCTGGTGCACGGGAACGTCGCGTCGTCGCTGTTCTGGCAAGAGATCATGCAGGACCTCCCCAGCGATCTGCGCGTCGTCGCGGTCGACCTCCGCGGCTTCGGTCGCACCGAGCACACCCCCATCGACGCCACCCGCGGCGTGCGCGACTTCAGCGACGATCTGCACGCGACGCTCGACGCCCTCGGCATCGCCTCCGCCCACCTCGTGGGATGGTCGCTCGGCGGAGGTGTCGTGCTGCAGTACGCCCTCGATCACCCGGTGCTCTCGCTGACCCTCCAGTCGCCGGTCTCGCCCTACGGGTTCGGCGGCACCCGACGCGACGGCTCGCGGCTCGACGACGAGGGTGCGGGCACCGGCGCCGGCGCCGCCAACCCCGACTTCGTCCAGCGACTCACCGACGGCGACACGAGCCACGACGCCCCGACGTCGCCGCGCTCGGTCTTCCGCTCGACCTACGTCGCGCCCGGGTACACGAGCGAGCACGAGGACGTCTGGGTCGAGGCGATGCTCTCGACGTCGACGGCCGTGGGCAACTACCCGGGCGAGTCGATCACGACCGCCACCTGGCCCGGCTTCGCCCCCGGACGCACGGGGGCGCTCAACACGCTGTCGCCCCTCTTCTTCGACGTCTCGGGCATCGTCGACCTGGCCGACAAGCCCCCGGTGCTGTGGATCTACGGAACGGCGGATGCCATCGTCTCCGACACCTCGTTCTCGGACGTGAACCACCTGGGCGCCCTCGGCGTCGTTCCCGGGTGGCCCGGCGACGAGATCGCCCCCGCGCAGCCCATGGTGTCGCAGACGCGCGACGTGCTCTCCGCCTACGCCGCCCGTGGCGGCGAGGTCACCGAGGTGCCCGTCGAGGGAGCAGGCCACTCGGTTCATCTCGAGCGTCCCTCCGCGTTCCGCCGGGCCCTGCTCACGCACATCGGCTACGTCGGCCGTCCGGCCGATCCCGCCCCGCCCACCGAGGCGATCATCCTGCGCTCCGCCGACTGA
- the upp gene encoding uracil phosphoribosyltransferase — MRVHVADHPLITHKLTVLRDVQTSSPVFRQLTEELVTLLAYEATRNVRVEPIEIQTPVTLTQGVKISEPRPIVVPILRAGLGMLEGMVKLLPTAEVGFLGMVRDEETFEPTTYAERLPDDLSDRQCFVLDPMLATGGSLGAAINFLFARGAQDVTAICLLGAPEGVAAIEKQVEGHDVTLVLGAVDERLNEKGYIVPGLGDAGDRLYGTA, encoded by the coding sequence ATGCGTGTCCACGTCGCCGACCACCCGCTCATCACCCACAAGCTCACGGTGCTGCGTGACGTGCAGACATCCTCGCCGGTGTTCCGCCAGCTCACCGAAGAGCTGGTGACCCTTCTGGCCTACGAGGCGACTCGCAACGTGCGTGTCGAGCCGATCGAGATCCAGACCCCGGTGACCCTCACTCAGGGCGTCAAGATCAGCGAGCCCCGCCCCATCGTCGTGCCGATCCTGCGCGCCGGTCTGGGCATGCTCGAGGGCATGGTGAAGCTTCTGCCCACCGCCGAGGTCGGCTTCCTCGGCATGGTGCGCGACGAAGAGACCTTCGAGCCCACGACGTACGCCGAACGCCTGCCCGACGACCTGAGCGACCGCCAGTGCTTCGTGCTCGACCCCATGCTCGCCACCGGCGGCTCGCTGGGTGCGGCCATCAACTTCCTCTTCGCCCGCGGCGCGCAGGACGTCACCGCGATCTGCCTGCTCGGCGCCCCCGAGGGCGTCGCCGCCATCGAGAAGCAGGTCGAGGGACACGACGTCACCCTCGTGCTCGGCGCCGTCGATGAGCGACTCAACGAGAAGGGCTACATCGTGCCCGGTCTCGGTGACGCCGGCGACCGGTTGTACGGCACGGCCTGA
- the proC gene encoding pyrroline-5-carboxylate reductase, whose amino-acid sequence MTDAITSLPPIAILGAGSMGGAILHGLVAAGLSAGGVTATNRSIAKAAELADLEGVTSVALEAHPNGNIEAAASADVVLIGVKPAMVPDLLDEIAPHLRDGAVVVSLAAGVTLDTFARHLGAGVATLRSMPNTPSLVGKGVTGLAAGPAASADDVAVVRALFETVGAVLEVPEEQIDALSTISGSGPAYVFLLVEEFTKSAVRMGFDDAQARLLAEQTFIGATTLLAASDVDPAELRRRVTSPKGTTERAVAVLQEARFDDTFTEAAEAALARAKELAEGR is encoded by the coding sequence ATGACGGATGCCATCACCTCGCTGCCCCCGATCGCGATCCTCGGAGCCGGCTCGATGGGAGGGGCCATCCTGCACGGCCTCGTCGCCGCGGGCCTGAGCGCGGGCGGCGTCACCGCGACCAACCGCTCGATCGCGAAGGCCGCCGAGCTCGCCGATCTCGAGGGAGTGACGAGCGTCGCGCTCGAGGCCCACCCGAACGGCAACATCGAGGCCGCGGCATCCGCTGATGTGGTGTTGATCGGCGTCAAGCCCGCGATGGTGCCCGACCTTCTCGACGAGATCGCCCCGCACCTGCGGGACGGCGCGGTCGTGGTCAGCCTGGCCGCGGGGGTCACCCTCGACACCTTCGCCCGCCACCTCGGCGCGGGTGTCGCGACGCTGCGCTCCATGCCGAACACGCCGTCGCTCGTCGGCAAGGGCGTGACAGGTCTGGCCGCGGGGCCGGCTGCTTCGGCCGACGATGTGGCCGTCGTCCGCGCTCTGTTCGAGACCGTGGGTGCGGTGCTCGAGGTGCCCGAGGAACAGATCGACGCGCTCTCGACGATCTCGGGATCGGGCCCGGCCTACGTCTTCCTGCTGGTCGAGGAGTTCACCAAATCGGCCGTCCGCATGGGCTTCGACGACGCGCAGGCGCGTCTGCTCGCCGAGCAGACCTTCATCGGGGCCACGACGCTCCTGGCCGCCTCCGACGTCGACCCGGCGGAGCTGCGTCGCCGCGTCACCAGCCCCAAGGGCACGACCGAGCGGGCCGTCGCGGTGCTGCAGGAGGCCCGATTCGACGACACCTTCACCGAGGCCGCCGAGGCCGCACTCGCGCGCGCGAAAGAGCTCGCCGAGGGGCGGTGA
- a CDS encoding bifunctional RecB family nuclease/DEAD/DEAH box helicase — protein MRYIEQDGRIVWSASDLKAAAECEFAWLRAIDAKIGRIAPVDDPADATLERAAQLGTAHELRVLDDYRARLGGAVREIPAARSSDAVALAEAVRLTDAALADPTAEVVYQAAFATDEFVGFADFLVRETHPRPDGTRPWVVQDTKLARRARVTALMQLAAYVDQLDRLGVARSDRVELLLGDGSTSTHRVDDLLPVFGLRRTRLRALIADRRVGLGVAGPVIEWGDARGDLGVVACGRCATCELEVVAHRDLLLVAGMRPVQRDRLRAGGIPTIDALASATEPPAAMGSDTFVSLRTQARLQLDSPAGVPTDATPAHAVPTYEVVAPKSLGVLPRPDHGDLFFDFEGDPLYTEGVGAHWGIDYLFGWVDTRETYGALWAHTFDEERVALERFLDMVALRRQQYPGMHIYHYAPYEPTHLLTMAATYGVREADVDRLLRDGIFVDLYPVVRRALRVGSRSYSIKKLEPLYMGDEVRTSDVQRGDDSIVKYVEARALAADGDAVGAQRVLDDLADYNRYDCVSTRRLRDWLVDRAREAGAVPAHGADPDEQAYEPSPRATALQRWAAAVESGADSRDATALRLAAAAIDYYPREEKSYWATHFLRLREPISVWEETRDVVVVDAARSRVVTDWHIAESGRGSERRLVELRGELAPGTRLSPDAEPFAVYDLPAPFPLDTRPRWIHGARRVTVREVLDDGAIVEEIAADGVTWDDLPLALTPPAPPRAGNQQKAIDAWADAVLTVAPAMPDGAAADVLRRVPPRTRSGALAPVTAVDGAPGDDEVTAIARSVADLDHSYLAVQGPPGTGKTYVGSHVIARLVAERGYRIGVVAQSHATIEHMLDQVIAAGVPASRVGKAPKDPSVPHAFTVLPKNGVAAFTAENAAQGFVVGGTAWDFSHETRIPRGSLDLLVIDEAGQFSLASTIAVSLAAQRLLLLGDPQQLPQVSQGTHPEPVDTSALGWIIDGAEVVPAELGYFLARTRRLHPAVAGPVSRLSYEGRLAAHPSTALRRLDGVEPGVHVVPVRHQGNSTWSAEEAAEVTRLVSDLVGREWTGAEGGAGDSAVVHEPRPLRADDIIVITPYNAQQVAVEEALAAAGFSDVPVGTVDRFQGKEAAVAILTLAASSGREAPRGLEFLLLRNRINVAISRAMQAAYVVYSPALLDDLPRTPEGVARLSAFARLVDGVE, from the coding sequence ATGCGGTACATCGAACAAGACGGGCGGATCGTCTGGAGCGCCAGCGATCTCAAGGCGGCGGCCGAGTGCGAATTCGCGTGGCTGCGCGCCATCGACGCCAAGATCGGCCGCATCGCCCCCGTCGACGACCCCGCAGACGCCACGCTCGAACGCGCCGCACAGCTGGGCACCGCGCACGAACTGCGGGTGCTCGACGACTACCGGGCCCGTCTCGGCGGCGCGGTCCGCGAGATCCCCGCCGCGCGTTCCTCCGACGCGGTCGCGCTCGCCGAGGCCGTGCGCCTCACCGACGCGGCCCTCGCCGACCCCACCGCCGAGGTCGTCTACCAGGCCGCCTTCGCCACCGACGAGTTCGTCGGCTTCGCCGACTTCCTCGTGCGCGAGACCCACCCCCGCCCCGACGGCACGCGGCCCTGGGTCGTGCAAGACACGAAGCTCGCCCGCCGCGCCCGCGTCACCGCCCTCATGCAGCTCGCCGCCTACGTCGACCAGCTCGATCGCCTGGGCGTCGCGCGCTCCGACCGCGTGGAGCTGCTGCTGGGCGACGGCTCGACGAGCACGCACCGTGTCGACGACCTGCTGCCGGTCTTCGGGCTGCGGCGCACGCGTCTGCGCGCTCTCATCGCCGACCGCCGCGTCGGGCTCGGTGTCGCCGGCCCGGTCATCGAATGGGGCGACGCGCGGGGTGACCTGGGCGTCGTGGCCTGTGGCCGCTGCGCCACCTGCGAGCTCGAGGTCGTCGCGCACCGTGATCTGCTGCTGGTCGCCGGCATGCGTCCGGTGCAGCGCGATCGGCTGCGCGCGGGCGGCATCCCCACCATCGACGCGCTCGCCAGCGCGACCGAGCCCCCGGCCGCCATGGGATCCGACACCTTCGTCTCGCTTCGCACCCAGGCGCGACTGCAGCTCGACAGCCCGGCGGGCGTCCCCACCGACGCGACGCCGGCGCACGCCGTGCCCACCTACGAGGTCGTCGCACCCAAGTCGCTGGGAGTGCTGCCGCGCCCCGACCACGGTGACCTGTTCTTCGACTTCGAGGGCGACCCGCTCTACACCGAGGGCGTCGGCGCGCACTGGGGCATCGACTACCTGTTCGGTTGGGTCGACACGCGCGAGACCTACGGGGCGCTCTGGGCCCACACATTCGACGAAGAGCGCGTCGCGCTCGAGCGCTTCCTCGACATGGTGGCGCTGCGCCGTCAGCAGTACCCCGGAATGCACATCTACCACTACGCCCCCTACGAGCCCACCCATCTGCTCACGATGGCGGCCACCTACGGGGTGCGCGAAGCCGACGTCGATCGACTGCTGCGCGACGGGATCTTCGTCGACCTCTATCCCGTGGTCCGTCGTGCCCTGCGCGTGGGATCCCGCTCGTACTCGATCAAGAAGCTCGAACCTCTCTACATGGGCGACGAGGTGCGCACGAGCGATGTGCAGCGCGGCGACGACTCGATCGTGAAATACGTCGAGGCCCGGGCGCTCGCGGCCGACGGCGACGCGGTGGGTGCGCAGCGCGTGCTCGACGACCTCGCCGACTACAACCGCTACGACTGCGTGTCGACCCGCCGCCTGCGCGACTGGCTCGTCGACCGGGCGCGCGAGGCCGGTGCGGTGCCGGCCCACGGCGCCGATCCCGACGAGCAGGCCTACGAGCCTTCGCCCCGGGCGACCGCCCTGCAGCGGTGGGCCGCCGCCGTCGAGTCCGGTGCCGATTCGCGCGATGCGACAGCGCTGCGCCTCGCCGCCGCCGCGATCGACTACTACCCCCGCGAAGAGAAGAGCTACTGGGCGACGCACTTCCTGCGGTTGCGCGAGCCGATCTCGGTGTGGGAAGAGACGCGCGACGTCGTGGTCGTCGACGCCGCCCGCTCGCGGGTCGTCACGGACTGGCACATCGCCGAGTCGGGGCGGGGCTCCGAGCGCCGCCTGGTGGAGCTGCGCGGAGAACTCGCCCCCGGAACGCGCCTGAGCCCGGATGCCGAGCCCTTCGCCGTCTACGACCTGCCGGCGCCGTTCCCGCTCGACACCCGCCCGCGTTGGATCCACGGAGCCCGCCGGGTGACGGTGCGCGAGGTGCTCGACGACGGCGCGATCGTCGAAGAGATCGCCGCCGACGGCGTCACCTGGGACGACCTGCCGCTCGCCCTGACCCCGCCGGCCCCGCCGCGCGCGGGCAACCAGCAGAAGGCGATCGACGCGTGGGCCGACGCGGTGCTGACGGTCGCCCCGGCGATGCCCGACGGCGCCGCCGCCGATGTCCTGCGTCGAGTGCCGCCGCGCACCCGTTCCGGCGCCTTGGCACCTGTCACCGCCGTCGACGGTGCCCCGGGCGACGACGAGGTCACCGCCATCGCCCGCAGCGTGGCCGATCTCGACCACAGCTATCTCGCCGTGCAGGGCCCGCCCGGCACCGGCAAGACCTACGTCGGGTCGCACGTCATCGCCCGCCTGGTCGCCGAGCGGGGGTATCGCATCGGCGTCGTCGCGCAATCGCACGCGACGATCGAGCACATGCTCGATCAGGTCATCGCGGCCGGGGTCCCGGCATCCCGGGTCGGCAAGGCGCCGAAAGACCCGAGCGTCCCGCATGCCTTCACGGTTCTCCCGAAGAACGGCGTCGCCGCCTTCACCGCCGAGAACGCGGCGCAGGGTTTCGTCGTGGGCGGCACCGCGTGGGACTTCAGCCACGAGACGCGCATCCCCCGCGGCAGCCTCGACCTGCTCGTCATCGACGAAGCCGGACAGTTCTCGCTCGCCTCGACGATCGCCGTCTCGCTGGCCGCGCAGCGACTGCTGCTGCTCGGAGACCCGCAGCAGTTGCCGCAGGTGAGCCAGGGCACGCACCCCGAACCCGTCGATACGTCGGCGCTGGGGTGGATCATCGACGGCGCCGAGGTGGTGCCCGCCGAGCTCGGCTACTTCCTCGCACGCACCCGGCGTCTGCACCCCGCGGTCGCGGGTCCCGTGTCGCGGCTGTCGTACGAGGGCCGTCTGGCCGCCCATCCGTCGACGGCCCTGCGCCGACTCGACGGCGTCGAACCCGGGGTGCACGTCGTCCCGGTACGCCACCAGGGCAACTCGACCTGGTCGGCCGAAGAAGCGGCCGAGGTCACACGCCTCGTATCCGACCTCGTCGGCCGCGAATGGACGGGCGCCGAGGGAGGGGCCGGTGATTCGGCCGTCGTGCACGAGCCGCGGCCCCTGCGCGCCGACGACATCATCGTGATCACGCCCTACAACGCTCAGCAGGTGGCCGTCGAAGAGGCCCTGGCCGCGGCGGGCTTCTCGGACGTCCCCGTGGGCACCGTCGACCGCTTCCAGGGCAAAGAGGCGGCGGTCGCCATCCTCACCCTCGCGGCGTCCTCGGGGCGCGAGGCACCGCGTGGCTTGGAGTTCCTCCTACTGCGCAACCGCATCAACGTCGCGATCTCGCGTGCGATGCAGGCGGCGTACGTCGTGTATTCACCCGCGTTGCTCGACGACCTTCCGCGTACCCCCGAGGGGGTGGCGCGCCTCAGCGCCTTCGCACGGTTGGTCGACGGAGTCGAGTGA